Proteins found in one Tamandua tetradactyla isolate mTamTet1 chromosome 1, mTamTet1.pri, whole genome shotgun sequence genomic segment:
- the DNMT3B gene encoding DNA (cytosine-5)-methyltransferase 3B isoform X2, translating to MKGDTGQLNGEDDASGREDSIIANGACSDQSSDSKDAPSPPILEAIGSPEIRGRRSSSRLSKREVSSLLSYTQDLTGEGEDGDDGDGSDTPVMPKLFRETRTRSESPASLRRRAAASAGTPWPSPASPYLTIDLTDDDVAPQSSSTPYSRLAQDSQQESLEASQVDAEGRDSDGSEYQDGKEFGIGDLVWGKIKGFSWWPAMVVSWKATSKRQAMSGMRWVQWFGDGKFSEVSADKLVALGLFSQHFNLATFNKLVSYRKATYHALEKARVRAGKTFPGSPGDSLEDQLKPMLEWAHGGFKPTGIEGLKPNNNKRQENKTRRRTADDSAASDYCPPPKRLKTNCYNNGKDRGEEEQSREQMVLDVTNNKSSLEDSCLSCGRKSPVSFHPLFEGGLCQICQDRFLELFYMYDDDGYQSYCTVCCEGRELLLCSNTSCCRCFCVECLEVLVGAGTAADAKLQEPWSCYMCVPQRCHGVLRRRKDWNTRLQAFFTSDMGHEYEAPKLYPAVPAARRRPIRVLSLFDGIATGYLVLKELGIKVEKYVASEVCEESIAVGTVKHEGNIKYVNDVRNITKRNIEEWGPFDLVIGGSPCNDLSNVNPARKGLYEGTGRLFFEFYHLLNYARPKEGDNRPFFWMFENVVAMKVGDKRDISRFLECNPVMIDAIKVSAAHRARYFWGNLPGMNRIFGFPVHYTDVSNMSRGARQKLLGRSWSVPVIRHLFAPLKDYFACE from the exons ATGAAGGGAGACACCGGGCAACTCAACGGAGAGGATGACGCAAGCGGGAGGGAAGACTCCATCATCGCCAACGGGGCCTGCAGTGACCAGTCGTCTGACTCCAAGGACGCCCCCTCGCCCCCCATCCTGGAGGCTATCGGCTCCCCGGAGATCAGAG GGCGCAGATCAAGCTCACGACTGTCCAAGAGAGAGGTCTCCAGCCTACTAAGTTATACTCAG gacctGACAGGCGAGGGAGAAGACGGGGATGATGGGGATGGCTCTGACACTCCAGTGATGCCAAAACTCTTCCGGGAAACCAGGACCCGCTCTGAAAGCCCAGCT TCCCTGAGGCGGCGGGCAGCAGCATCTGCAGGCACTCCCTGGCCGTCCCCTGCCAGCCCCTACCTCACCATCGACCTCACGGATGACGATGTGGCACCCCAGAGCAGCAGTACCCCATACTCACGCCTGGCCCAGGACAGTCAGCAGGAGAGCTTGGAGGCTTCGCAGGTGGATGCAGAGGGCAGAGATTCAGATGGCTCTGAGTATCAG GATGGGAAGGAGTTTGGAATCGGGGACCTCGTGTGGGGAAAGATCAAGGGATTCTCTTGGTGGCCCGCCATGGTGGTCTCCTGGAAAGCCACCTCCAAGCGCCAGGCCATGTCTGGCATGAGATGGGTTCAGTGGTTTGGCGATGGCAAGTTCTCAGAG gtctCTGCAGACAAGCTGGTGGCACTGGGGCTGTTCAGCCAGCACTTTAACCTGGCCACATTCAATAAGCTGGTCTCTTACAGGAAGGCCACGTACCATGCCCTGGAG AAAGCCAGGGTGCGAGCTGGCAAGACCTTTCCCGGTAGCCCTGGAGACTCGTTGGAGGACCAGCTGAAGCCCATGTTGGAGTGGGCCCATGGGGGCTTCAAGCCCACTGGGATCGAGGGCCTTAAACCCAACAACAACAAGCGACAAG AGAACAAGACTCGAAGACGTACAGCTGATGACTCTGCCGCCTCTGACTACTGCCCCCCACCCAAGCGCCTCAAGACGAATTGCTACAACAACGGCAAAGACCGCGGCGAGGAAGAGCAGAGCCGAG AGCAAATGGTTTTGGATGTTACCAACAACAAGAGCAGTTTGGAAG ATAGCTGCTTGTCCTGTGGTAGGAAAAGCCCCGTCTCCTTCCACCCTCTTTTTGAGGGTGGACTCTGCCAGATATGCCAG GATCGCTTCCTTGAGCTGTTCTACATGTATGACGATGACGGCTACCAGTCCTACTGCACCGTGTGCTGCGAGGGCCGCGAGCTGCTCCTCTGCAGTAACACGAGCTGCTGTCG GTGCTTCTGTGTGGAGTGCTTGGAGGTGCTGGTGGGGGCAGGCACGGCCGCAGACGCCAAGCTGCAGGAGCCCTGGAGCTGCTACATGTGTGTGCCGCAGCGCTGCCACGGCGTCCTGCGGCGCAGGAAGGACTGGAACACGCGCCTGCAGGCCTTCTTCACCAGCGACATGGGGCATGAATAC GAAGCTCCCAAGTTGTACCCTGCGGTTCCTGCTGCCCGAAGGCGGCCCATCCGAGTCTTGTCCCTGTTTGATGGAATTGCAACCG GGTACTTGGTTCTGAAAGAACTGGGCATCAAAGTAGAGAAGTATGTCGCCTCTGAAGTGTGCGAAGAGTCCATTGCTGTTGGAACCGTGAAACACGAGGGGAACATCAAATACGTGAATGACGTGCGGAACATCACAAAGAGAAAT attGAAGAATGGGGCCCGTTTGATTTGGTGATTGGTGGCAGCCCGTGCAATGATCTTTCAAATGTGAACCCTGCCAGGAAAGGCCTATATG AGGGCACAGGCCGCCTCTTCTTTGAGTTCTACCACCTGCTGAATTATGCGCGCCCCAAGGAGGGAGATAACCGGCCCTTCTTCTGGATGTTTGAGAATGTTGTAGCCATGAAGGTTGGGGACAAGAGGGACATCTCACGGTTCTTGGAG TGTAATCCTGTGATGATCGATGCTATCAAAGTGTCTGCTGCTCACAGGGCCCGCTACTTCTGGGGCAACCTGCCTGGGATGAACAG GATCTTTGGCTTTCCTGTCCACTATACGGATGTGTCCAACATGAGCCGTGGTGCCCGCCAGAAGCTGCTTGGGAGGTCCTGGAGCGTCCCCGTCATCCGACACCTCTTCGCCCCCCTCAAGGACTACTTTGCCTGTGAATAG
- the DNMT3B gene encoding DNA (cytosine-5)-methyltransferase 3B isoform X5: protein MKGDTGQLNGEDDASGREDSIIANGACSDQSSDSKDAPSPPILEAIGSPEIRGRRSSSRLSKREVSSLLSYTQDLTGEGEDGDDGDGSDTPVMPKLFRETRTRSESPAVRTRNSNSTSSRERHRPSPRSTRGRQGQGQGRSHVDESPVEFPATRSLRRRAAASAGTPWPSPASPYLTIDLTDDDVAPQSSSTPYSRLAQDSQQESLEASQVDAEGRDSDGSEYQDGKEFGIGDLVWGKIKGFSWWPAMVVSWKATSKRQAMSGMRWVQWFGDGKFSEVSADKLVALGLFSQHFNLATFNKLVSYRKATYHALEKARVRAGKTFPGSPGDSLEDQLKPMLEWAHGGFKPTGIEGLKPNNNKRQENKTRRRTADDSAASDYCPPPKRLKTNCYNNGKDRGEEEQSREQMVLDVTNNKSSLEDSCLSCGRKSPVSFHPLFEGGLCQICQDRFLELFYMYDDDGYQSYCTVCCEGRELLLCSNTSCCRCFCVECLEVLVGAGTAADAKLQEPWSCYMCVPQRCHGVLRRRKDWNTRLQAFFTSDMGHEYEAPKLYPAVPAARRRPIRVLSLFDGIATGYLVLKELGIKVEKYVASEVCEESIAVGTVKHEGNIKYVNDVRNITKRNIEEWGPFDLVIGGSPCNDLSNVNPARKGLYEGTGRLFFEFYHLLNYARPKEGDNRPFFWMFENVVAMKVGDKRDISRFLECNPVMIDAIKVSAAHRARYFWGNLPGMNRIFGFPVHYTDVSNMSRGARQKLLGRSWSVPVIRHLFAPLKDYFACE, encoded by the exons ATGAAGGGAGACACCGGGCAACTCAACGGAGAGGATGACGCAAGCGGGAGGGAAGACTCCATCATCGCCAACGGGGCCTGCAGTGACCAGTCGTCTGACTCCAAGGACGCCCCCTCGCCCCCCATCCTGGAGGCTATCGGCTCCCCGGAGATCAGAG GGCGCAGATCAAGCTCACGACTGTCCAAGAGAGAGGTCTCCAGCCTACTAAGTTATACTCAG gacctGACAGGCGAGGGAGAAGACGGGGATGATGGGGATGGCTCTGACACTCCAGTGATGCCAAAACTCTTCCGGGAAACCAGGACCCGCTCTGAAAGCCCAGCT GTCCGAACCCGAAATAGCAACAGTACGTCCAGCCGGGAGAGGCACAGGCCCTCCCCACGTTCCACCCGAGGccggcagggccagggccagggccgcAGTCACGTGGACGAGTCCCCCGTGGAGTTCCCGGCTACCAGG TCCCTGAGGCGGCGGGCAGCAGCATCTGCAGGCACTCCCTGGCCGTCCCCTGCCAGCCCCTACCTCACCATCGACCTCACGGATGACGATGTGGCACCCCAGAGCAGCAGTACCCCATACTCACGCCTGGCCCAGGACAGTCAGCAGGAGAGCTTGGAGGCTTCGCAGGTGGATGCAGAGGGCAGAGATTCAGATGGCTCTGAGTATCAG GATGGGAAGGAGTTTGGAATCGGGGACCTCGTGTGGGGAAAGATCAAGGGATTCTCTTGGTGGCCCGCCATGGTGGTCTCCTGGAAAGCCACCTCCAAGCGCCAGGCCATGTCTGGCATGAGATGGGTTCAGTGGTTTGGCGATGGCAAGTTCTCAGAG gtctCTGCAGACAAGCTGGTGGCACTGGGGCTGTTCAGCCAGCACTTTAACCTGGCCACATTCAATAAGCTGGTCTCTTACAGGAAGGCCACGTACCATGCCCTGGAG AAAGCCAGGGTGCGAGCTGGCAAGACCTTTCCCGGTAGCCCTGGAGACTCGTTGGAGGACCAGCTGAAGCCCATGTTGGAGTGGGCCCATGGGGGCTTCAAGCCCACTGGGATCGAGGGCCTTAAACCCAACAACAACAAGCGACAAG AGAACAAGACTCGAAGACGTACAGCTGATGACTCTGCCGCCTCTGACTACTGCCCCCCACCCAAGCGCCTCAAGACGAATTGCTACAACAACGGCAAAGACCGCGGCGAGGAAGAGCAGAGCCGAG AGCAAATGGTTTTGGATGTTACCAACAACAAGAGCAGTTTGGAAG ATAGCTGCTTGTCCTGTGGTAGGAAAAGCCCCGTCTCCTTCCACCCTCTTTTTGAGGGTGGACTCTGCCAGATATGCCAG GATCGCTTCCTTGAGCTGTTCTACATGTATGACGATGACGGCTACCAGTCCTACTGCACCGTGTGCTGCGAGGGCCGCGAGCTGCTCCTCTGCAGTAACACGAGCTGCTGTCG GTGCTTCTGTGTGGAGTGCTTGGAGGTGCTGGTGGGGGCAGGCACGGCCGCAGACGCCAAGCTGCAGGAGCCCTGGAGCTGCTACATGTGTGTGCCGCAGCGCTGCCACGGCGTCCTGCGGCGCAGGAAGGACTGGAACACGCGCCTGCAGGCCTTCTTCACCAGCGACATGGGGCATGAATAC GAAGCTCCCAAGTTGTACCCTGCGGTTCCTGCTGCCCGAAGGCGGCCCATCCGAGTCTTGTCCCTGTTTGATGGAATTGCAACCG GGTACTTGGTTCTGAAAGAACTGGGCATCAAAGTAGAGAAGTATGTCGCCTCTGAAGTGTGCGAAGAGTCCATTGCTGTTGGAACCGTGAAACACGAGGGGAACATCAAATACGTGAATGACGTGCGGAACATCACAAAGAGAAAT attGAAGAATGGGGCCCGTTTGATTTGGTGATTGGTGGCAGCCCGTGCAATGATCTTTCAAATGTGAACCCTGCCAGGAAAGGCCTATATG AGGGCACAGGCCGCCTCTTCTTTGAGTTCTACCACCTGCTGAATTATGCGCGCCCCAAGGAGGGAGATAACCGGCCCTTCTTCTGGATGTTTGAGAATGTTGTAGCCATGAAGGTTGGGGACAAGAGGGACATCTCACGGTTCTTGGAG TGTAATCCTGTGATGATCGATGCTATCAAAGTGTCTGCTGCTCACAGGGCCCGCTACTTCTGGGGCAACCTGCCTGGGATGAACAG GATCTTTGGCTTTCCTGTCCACTATACGGATGTGTCCAACATGAGCCGTGGTGCCCGCCAGAAGCTGCTTGGGAGGTCCTGGAGCGTCCCCGTCATCCGACACCTCTTCGCCCCCCTCAAGGACTACTTTGCCTGTGAATAG
- the DNMT3B gene encoding DNA (cytosine-5)-methyltransferase 3B isoform X3, which yields MKGDTGQLNGEDDASGREDSIIANGACSDQSSDSKDAPSPPILEAIGSPEIRGRRSSSRLSKREVSSLLSYTQDLTGEGEDGDDGDGSDTPVMPKLFRETRTRSESPAVRTRNSNSTSSRERHRPSPRSTRGRQGQGQGRSHVDESPVEFPATRSLRRRAAASAGTPWPSPASPYLTIDLTDDDVAPQSSSTPYSRLAQDSQQESLEASQVDAEGRDSDGSEYQDGKEFGIGDLVWGKIKGFSWWPAMVVSWKATSKRQAMSGMRWVQWFGDGKFSEVSADKLVALGLFSQHFNLATFNKLVSYRKATYHALEKARVRAGKTFPGSPGDSLEDQLKPMLEWAHGGFKPTGIEGLKPNNNKRQENKTRRRTADDSAASDYCPPPKRLKTNCYNNGKDRGEEEQSREQMVLDVTNNKSSLEDSCLSCGRKSPVSFHPLFEGGLCQICQDRFLELFYMYDDDGYQSYCTVCCEGRELLLCSNTSCCRCFCVECLEVLVGAGTAADAKLQEPWSCYMCVPQRCHGVLRRRKDWNTRLQAFFTSDMGHEYEAPKLYPAVPAARRRPIRVLSLFDGIATGYLVLKELGIKVEKYVASEVCEESIAVGTVKHEGNIKYVNDVRNITKRNIEEWGPFDLVIGGSPCNDLSNVNPARKGLYEGTGRLFFEFYHLLNYARPKEGDNRPFFWMFENVVAMKVGDKRDISRFLECNPVMIDAIKVSAAHRARYFWGNLPGMNRPVIASKNDKLELQDCLEFSRTAKLKKVQTITTKSNSIKQGKNQLFPVVMNGKEDVLWCTELERIFGFPVHYTDVSNMSRGARQKLLGRSWSVPVIRHLFAPLKDYFACE from the exons ATGAAGGGAGACACCGGGCAACTCAACGGAGAGGATGACGCAAGCGGGAGGGAAGACTCCATCATCGCCAACGGGGCCTGCAGTGACCAGTCGTCTGACTCCAAGGACGCCCCCTCGCCCCCCATCCTGGAGGCTATCGGCTCCCCGGAGATCAGAG GGCGCAGATCAAGCTCACGACTGTCCAAGAGAGAGGTCTCCAGCCTACTAAGTTATACTCAG gacctGACAGGCGAGGGAGAAGACGGGGATGATGGGGATGGCTCTGACACTCCAGTGATGCCAAAACTCTTCCGGGAAACCAGGACCCGCTCTGAAAGCCCAGCT GTCCGAACCCGAAATAGCAACAGTACGTCCAGCCGGGAGAGGCACAGGCCCTCCCCACGTTCCACCCGAGGccggcagggccagggccagggccgcAGTCACGTGGACGAGTCCCCCGTGGAGTTCCCGGCTACCAGG TCCCTGAGGCGGCGGGCAGCAGCATCTGCAGGCACTCCCTGGCCGTCCCCTGCCAGCCCCTACCTCACCATCGACCTCACGGATGACGATGTGGCACCCCAGAGCAGCAGTACCCCATACTCACGCCTGGCCCAGGACAGTCAGCAGGAGAGCTTGGAGGCTTCGCAGGTGGATGCAGAGGGCAGAGATTCAGATGGCTCTGAGTATCAG GATGGGAAGGAGTTTGGAATCGGGGACCTCGTGTGGGGAAAGATCAAGGGATTCTCTTGGTGGCCCGCCATGGTGGTCTCCTGGAAAGCCACCTCCAAGCGCCAGGCCATGTCTGGCATGAGATGGGTTCAGTGGTTTGGCGATGGCAAGTTCTCAGAG gtctCTGCAGACAAGCTGGTGGCACTGGGGCTGTTCAGCCAGCACTTTAACCTGGCCACATTCAATAAGCTGGTCTCTTACAGGAAGGCCACGTACCATGCCCTGGAG AAAGCCAGGGTGCGAGCTGGCAAGACCTTTCCCGGTAGCCCTGGAGACTCGTTGGAGGACCAGCTGAAGCCCATGTTGGAGTGGGCCCATGGGGGCTTCAAGCCCACTGGGATCGAGGGCCTTAAACCCAACAACAACAAGCGACAAG AGAACAAGACTCGAAGACGTACAGCTGATGACTCTGCCGCCTCTGACTACTGCCCCCCACCCAAGCGCCTCAAGACGAATTGCTACAACAACGGCAAAGACCGCGGCGAGGAAGAGCAGAGCCGAG AGCAAATGGTTTTGGATGTTACCAACAACAAGAGCAGTTTGGAAG ATAGCTGCTTGTCCTGTGGTAGGAAAAGCCCCGTCTCCTTCCACCCTCTTTTTGAGGGTGGACTCTGCCAGATATGCCAG GATCGCTTCCTTGAGCTGTTCTACATGTATGACGATGACGGCTACCAGTCCTACTGCACCGTGTGCTGCGAGGGCCGCGAGCTGCTCCTCTGCAGTAACACGAGCTGCTGTCG GTGCTTCTGTGTGGAGTGCTTGGAGGTGCTGGTGGGGGCAGGCACGGCCGCAGACGCCAAGCTGCAGGAGCCCTGGAGCTGCTACATGTGTGTGCCGCAGCGCTGCCACGGCGTCCTGCGGCGCAGGAAGGACTGGAACACGCGCCTGCAGGCCTTCTTCACCAGCGACATGGGGCATGAATAC GAAGCTCCCAAGTTGTACCCTGCGGTTCCTGCTGCCCGAAGGCGGCCCATCCGAGTCTTGTCCCTGTTTGATGGAATTGCAACCG GGTACTTGGTTCTGAAAGAACTGGGCATCAAAGTAGAGAAGTATGTCGCCTCTGAAGTGTGCGAAGAGTCCATTGCTGTTGGAACCGTGAAACACGAGGGGAACATCAAATACGTGAATGACGTGCGGAACATCACAAAGAGAAAT attGAAGAATGGGGCCCGTTTGATTTGGTGATTGGTGGCAGCCCGTGCAATGATCTTTCAAATGTGAACCCTGCCAGGAAAGGCCTATATG AGGGCACAGGCCGCCTCTTCTTTGAGTTCTACCACCTGCTGAATTATGCGCGCCCCAAGGAGGGAGATAACCGGCCCTTCTTCTGGATGTTTGAGAATGTTGTAGCCATGAAGGTTGGGGACAAGAGGGACATCTCACGGTTCTTGGAG TGTAATCCTGTGATGATCGATGCTATCAAAGTGTCTGCTGCTCACAGGGCCCGCTACTTCTGGGGCAACCTGCCTGGGATGAACAG GCCTGTGATAGCATCAAAGAATGATAAACTCGAGCTGCAGGACTGCTTGGAATTCAGTAGGACAGCAAAG TTAAAGAAAGTACAGACAATAACCACCAAGTCGAACTCGATCAAACAGGGGAAAAATCAACTTTTCCCCGTTGTCATGAATGGCAAAGAAGATGTTTTGTGGTGCACTGAGCTAGAAAG GATCTTTGGCTTTCCTGTCCACTATACGGATGTGTCCAACATGAGCCGTGGTGCCCGCCAGAAGCTGCTTGGGAGGTCCTGGAGCGTCCCCGTCATCCGACACCTCTTCGCCCCCCTCAAGGACTACTTTGCCTGTGAATAG
- the DNMT3B gene encoding DNA (cytosine-5)-methyltransferase 3B isoform X1 — translation MKGDTGQLNGEDDASGREDSIIANGACSDQSSDSKDAPSPPILEAIGSPEIRGRRSSSRLSKREVSSLLSYTQDLTGEGEDGDDGDGSDTPVMPKLFRETRTRSESPASLRRRAAASAGTPWPSPASPYLTIDLTDDDVAPQSSSTPYSRLAQDSQQESLEASQVDAEGRDSDGSEYQDGKEFGIGDLVWGKIKGFSWWPAMVVSWKATSKRQAMSGMRWVQWFGDGKFSEVSADKLVALGLFSQHFNLATFNKLVSYRKATYHALEKARVRAGKTFPGSPGDSLEDQLKPMLEWAHGGFKPTGIEGLKPNNNKRQENKTRRRTADDSAASDYCPPPKRLKTNCYNNGKDRGEEEQSREQMVLDVTNNKSSLEDSCLSCGRKSPVSFHPLFEGGLCQICQDRFLELFYMYDDDGYQSYCTVCCEGRELLLCSNTSCCRCFCVECLEVLVGAGTAADAKLQEPWSCYMCVPQRCHGVLRRRKDWNTRLQAFFTSDMGHEYEAPKLYPAVPAARRRPIRVLSLFDGIATGYLVLKELGIKVEKYVASEVCEESIAVGTVKHEGNIKYVNDVRNITKRNIEEWGPFDLVIGGSPCNDLSNVNPARKGLYEGTGRLFFEFYHLLNYARPKEGDNRPFFWMFENVVAMKVGDKRDISRFLECNPVMIDAIKVSAAHRARYFWGNLPGMNRPVIASKNDKLELQDCLEFSRTAKLKKVQTITTKSNSIKQGKNQLFPVVMNGKEDVLWCTELERIFGFPVHYTDVSNMSRGARQKLLGRSWSVPVIRHLFAPLKDYFACE, via the exons ATGAAGGGAGACACCGGGCAACTCAACGGAGAGGATGACGCAAGCGGGAGGGAAGACTCCATCATCGCCAACGGGGCCTGCAGTGACCAGTCGTCTGACTCCAAGGACGCCCCCTCGCCCCCCATCCTGGAGGCTATCGGCTCCCCGGAGATCAGAG GGCGCAGATCAAGCTCACGACTGTCCAAGAGAGAGGTCTCCAGCCTACTAAGTTATACTCAG gacctGACAGGCGAGGGAGAAGACGGGGATGATGGGGATGGCTCTGACACTCCAGTGATGCCAAAACTCTTCCGGGAAACCAGGACCCGCTCTGAAAGCCCAGCT TCCCTGAGGCGGCGGGCAGCAGCATCTGCAGGCACTCCCTGGCCGTCCCCTGCCAGCCCCTACCTCACCATCGACCTCACGGATGACGATGTGGCACCCCAGAGCAGCAGTACCCCATACTCACGCCTGGCCCAGGACAGTCAGCAGGAGAGCTTGGAGGCTTCGCAGGTGGATGCAGAGGGCAGAGATTCAGATGGCTCTGAGTATCAG GATGGGAAGGAGTTTGGAATCGGGGACCTCGTGTGGGGAAAGATCAAGGGATTCTCTTGGTGGCCCGCCATGGTGGTCTCCTGGAAAGCCACCTCCAAGCGCCAGGCCATGTCTGGCATGAGATGGGTTCAGTGGTTTGGCGATGGCAAGTTCTCAGAG gtctCTGCAGACAAGCTGGTGGCACTGGGGCTGTTCAGCCAGCACTTTAACCTGGCCACATTCAATAAGCTGGTCTCTTACAGGAAGGCCACGTACCATGCCCTGGAG AAAGCCAGGGTGCGAGCTGGCAAGACCTTTCCCGGTAGCCCTGGAGACTCGTTGGAGGACCAGCTGAAGCCCATGTTGGAGTGGGCCCATGGGGGCTTCAAGCCCACTGGGATCGAGGGCCTTAAACCCAACAACAACAAGCGACAAG AGAACAAGACTCGAAGACGTACAGCTGATGACTCTGCCGCCTCTGACTACTGCCCCCCACCCAAGCGCCTCAAGACGAATTGCTACAACAACGGCAAAGACCGCGGCGAGGAAGAGCAGAGCCGAG AGCAAATGGTTTTGGATGTTACCAACAACAAGAGCAGTTTGGAAG ATAGCTGCTTGTCCTGTGGTAGGAAAAGCCCCGTCTCCTTCCACCCTCTTTTTGAGGGTGGACTCTGCCAGATATGCCAG GATCGCTTCCTTGAGCTGTTCTACATGTATGACGATGACGGCTACCAGTCCTACTGCACCGTGTGCTGCGAGGGCCGCGAGCTGCTCCTCTGCAGTAACACGAGCTGCTGTCG GTGCTTCTGTGTGGAGTGCTTGGAGGTGCTGGTGGGGGCAGGCACGGCCGCAGACGCCAAGCTGCAGGAGCCCTGGAGCTGCTACATGTGTGTGCCGCAGCGCTGCCACGGCGTCCTGCGGCGCAGGAAGGACTGGAACACGCGCCTGCAGGCCTTCTTCACCAGCGACATGGGGCATGAATAC GAAGCTCCCAAGTTGTACCCTGCGGTTCCTGCTGCCCGAAGGCGGCCCATCCGAGTCTTGTCCCTGTTTGATGGAATTGCAACCG GGTACTTGGTTCTGAAAGAACTGGGCATCAAAGTAGAGAAGTATGTCGCCTCTGAAGTGTGCGAAGAGTCCATTGCTGTTGGAACCGTGAAACACGAGGGGAACATCAAATACGTGAATGACGTGCGGAACATCACAAAGAGAAAT attGAAGAATGGGGCCCGTTTGATTTGGTGATTGGTGGCAGCCCGTGCAATGATCTTTCAAATGTGAACCCTGCCAGGAAAGGCCTATATG AGGGCACAGGCCGCCTCTTCTTTGAGTTCTACCACCTGCTGAATTATGCGCGCCCCAAGGAGGGAGATAACCGGCCCTTCTTCTGGATGTTTGAGAATGTTGTAGCCATGAAGGTTGGGGACAAGAGGGACATCTCACGGTTCTTGGAG TGTAATCCTGTGATGATCGATGCTATCAAAGTGTCTGCTGCTCACAGGGCCCGCTACTTCTGGGGCAACCTGCCTGGGATGAACAG GCCTGTGATAGCATCAAAGAATGATAAACTCGAGCTGCAGGACTGCTTGGAATTCAGTAGGACAGCAAAG TTAAAGAAAGTACAGACAATAACCACCAAGTCGAACTCGATCAAACAGGGGAAAAATCAACTTTTCCCCGTTGTCATGAATGGCAAAGAAGATGTTTTGTGGTGCACTGAGCTAGAAAG GATCTTTGGCTTTCCTGTCCACTATACGGATGTGTCCAACATGAGCCGTGGTGCCCGCCAGAAGCTGCTTGGGAGGTCCTGGAGCGTCCCCGTCATCCGACACCTCTTCGCCCCCCTCAAGGACTACTTTGCCTGTGAATAG